The Actinomyces wuliandei genome contains the following window.
CGGGCCGCTGACAGACCTCGCGCACGAGCGAGCCGGCGTGTGACGCCAGTGGCGCCCACGCCACGCAGCCCACCGCCACGGCGGCGCCCAGGGCGCTCGGACCTGTCACGGCCGCCACGACCAGTCCCGCCAGGACCGGCGGGGCCGCGTTGGCGACCTCGGTGAAGCCCATGGCGGCACGAGGCACCAGCCCCAGCAGCATGGCCACCAGGAAGCACGCGAGGCACACAGCCAGGGCGGTGGTCGTGGTGGAGACCGCCCCGTGGGCCACGCGGGCCAGGACGTCACGCCCCAGGGCGTCACCTCCCAGCGGCAGGGCCAGGCTGGGTACCTCTAGCCGCTCGTAGCCGGTGGCCAGCGGGTTCCGGCCGATCCCCGCACAGACTATCCCTATCAGGACCACCGACCCGAGCACGGCGATGACGCCCGCACTACGCCCCGGACGGCGCACAGGGGGAGGCGCGGGCAGCGGGGTCCCGACGGCTGCCCCCAGCAGCCACCGACGGACCAGCTCTGCCAGGGCACCTGCTCCTACGGCCAGCGCCAGCAGGAGCAGGATCCCCGCCTGGAGGGAGGGGACGTCCTGCGCGGTGGCCGAGCTCAGGAGCATCCTGCCGATCCCGGGGATCGCGAAGATCTGCTCGGTGGCCACCACACCCCCGGTCAGCCCGACCACCACCAGGCCCACCTGGCCGCACAGGGGCGCCAGGGCGCGACGCAGCACCGCCCGTGCCAGGGCGGCGCGGGATATGCCAGTAGTGGTCCAGGTAGCCACCCACCGCTCGTTGAAGGTCGCCGTGACGGCGTCGGCAAGCAGACCGCCCAGGAGACCGCCGCCGGGCAGACCCAGGGTGAGGGCTGGCAGCACCACCTGGGCAGCCCGTCCCCATCCGTAAGGTGGCAGCAGCCCAGCATAGACCGCCAGCGCCAGTAGGAGCACCGGGGCCAGGAGGTACTCCGGCAGCGAGGTCAGGAGGGCCGCGACGGCCCCGCCCTGGGGACGGGGCTCCCCCCGCAGCCCGGCCCGCATGGCTGGCAGGGTAAGCAGTGTCGCGACAAGGAGGGACACCAGGAGGGCCGCCCCCATGAGGTCCAGGGACACGCTGAAGGCGTCCAGCGTACCGGGGGCGACGTCACCGCCCGACACCCATGACGTACCCAGGTCGCCGCGGAGGACACCTCCCAGCCAGTGGCCGATGCTGCCCAGGGGACCGTCGCCCAGACCCAGCCGCTCCCGGATGGCCTCCAGCGCCTCCGGGGTGGGCTCACGCTCGTCAGAGGTTGCCCGCAGGATGGTCAAGGCAGGATCGTTGGCTGACAGCCACGGCAGCATCCCCACCAAGGCCACCAGTCCGCTAAAGGCGAGCACCCGGGAGGCCACAACCACCCCGTCGTAGCGGCGGCGGGCCCTGCGCGGGAGACCCACCACCTTGCCTGCCACCCGGGCCATCAGCCCACCTGCTGCCTGACTCACTGCCCGACCGCCGTGGAGGCGGTAATCAGCGCCCTGGTGTACGGGTCCCGCTCGGCACCGGTAAGCCCTGCCGCCTCCCCCTGGAGCAGGCGCTCGTTGACCAGGGGGACGGCCGCTCCGGTGGCGAGGATCGCCTTCTCCGCAGCGATGATGGCCTTGCGCCGCTCGTCCCCGGCCTCCAGCGCGGCGGCCTTGTCCAGCGCGGCGTCCACCTTCGTGTCCTTGAGGAAGCACAGTGAGAACGACCCGTCGGAGGAGAAGTCGGACTCCATGTAGGCCACCGGGTCCCCAGAGTCCAGAACCGTGCCGCGTGACAGGAGGAAGGCGTCGAAGGCTCCCGCCAGGGCGTCGGACTCGATCTGCTCGTACTCGCGCACGTCGTTCGTGACCGTGAACCCTGCCCTCTCCAGCTGGGCCGTGATGACGACCAGGACCTCCTCGAGCTCGGGACGGTCGCTGTAGGTACCGATCGTGATGGTGGTCCCCTCGGGAACTTTGGCAGCCTTGGCGGCCCCGGGAACCTGGTCCGTAGCACCAGCGCCCTTGGCCCCGGTAAAGGACGTGGTGCCCCAGGACCGCAGTTCCTCGGCCCACGTCAGTGCCGGGCCGAACAGACCGGGCGCGACGTCGGCGTAGCCCTCGTAGACGGTGCCGGTGAGCTCGGTGGGCTCGATAGCGTCCCTGACGGCGGCTCTGAGGCCCTTGTCGGTAAAGACGCCCTCGGCGGTGTTGAGGTAGAGGGTCAGGGTTCGCGGCGTGACGATCTCGTGCAGGAGCGACTCGTCAAGGTTGGCGACCTGGGAGAAGGGGACCGCCTCGACCACGTCGGCCTCACCGGTGCGCAGGGCGGAGCCACGTGCGGTGCCGTCAGGCACGAAGGACACGTCGATGCCTGACGCGGTGGCGGCCTCTCCCCAGTAGTCCTCATAGCGCTCCAAGGTGGCGGTAGCCGTCCCGTTGACCGCAGTCAGTCTGAAGGGCCCGGTCCCGTAGCCGATAGGGTCAATGACGCCGTCAGAGGCGTCGGGGTAGGCTCCCTCGGCGAGGATCACCATGCTGGGGCTGGATAGGCGCTGCGGGAGCAGCGGGTCGGGTTCGGCCGTGGTGACGACGACCTCGCTGCCCTCGGCGGTGACGCTTAGCTCGACGTCGTCGAGGATACGGGGCGCCTCAGGGTGGCTGGCCGCGAAGTCGATGCAGGCAGCCGCCTGCTCCGCGGTCAAGGCGCTTCCGTCGTGAAAGGTGACCCCTTCGCGGACAGTGAACCGCCACGTGGTGTCGTCGGTGCGCTCCCAGGAGGAGGCGAGCGCCTCGACCAGCTCGCCCTCGGCGTCGAGATTGACCAGGGTCTCGGCGCACGACCACCTGGTCAGCATGAACGCGTCGTCGGAGAAGGGGCTCATACTGGCACGCGGCGTATTAAACATGGCGATGCGGACACGGCCGTCGGCGGCCTCGGACGGGCCACCGCCACAGCCTGCGGCCAGGACAGCACCTGCTCCTATGCCTAGCATCGCGATCGCCTGGCGACGGGTGGGGACCGGTGCGGAGGTGTTCATATCTGTCTCCTTGCAGGTTGCTGAGGCTGGTAGGCGCCCTGCGGGGAAGGCAGGGTGGGCACGGCGTCACGCAGGGCACGGGAGGCGGGATGGGACGGGGCGGTCAGAAGGTCACCCATCGGCGCGTCCTCGACGAGAACCCCGCCGTCCATGACGATCCCGCGGCTGCAGATACGGGCGACAGCCGCTAGGTCGTGGGAGACAACAAGCAGGGCCGGGGCGGGACGGGCGCAGTCCAGGGCCGGGGCGGGACGGGCGCAGTCCAGGGCCGGGGCGGGACGGTCTTGCTGCTCTGCTGGTACGTGCTGGGGCTGGGCTATGGTCTCCTCGTCAGCCAGGTCTGCACCAATCCCCGCCAGGAGCTCCAGGACCTGGCGTCTCAGTGCAGGATCGAGCCCTGACACGGGCTCGTCAAGAAGAAGGTGACGAGGGGCTGGCGCCAGGGCACGGGCGATCGCAACACGTTGAGCCTGCCCGCCAGAGAGCTCGTGCGGACGAGAGCGCCACACCTGCCGAGGAAGCTCCAGACGAGTGAGAAGGTCCTCGGCAGCGGCCGTGTGCTCCTCCCGGCTCCCTGGGACCCCCAGAGTCCGCATGGGTCTGGTGACCTGCGACACGACCCTGAGCCGGGGGTCGAGGCTGCTAGCAGCGTCCTGGGGGACGTACTGGACGACCCGTCGGTAGGAGCGCAGACGACGCGCGCTGCGTCGGCGCACGGGAGTGCCGTCGAGCAGGATCTCCCCGGAGTCCTTCGGTCCCGGAACGTCCAGAAGCAGCAGCGCACGAAGCAAGGTGGTCTTTCCGCATCCAGAGCGTCCGAGGAGGGCAGCACTGCGACCGGCAGGAAGATCAAGACTGACACCGTCGAGGACGGGGCGGAAACCCCCGGAGCCGTCCGGGTAGGAGCGGACGACGTTGCTCATCCTCAGGCCCTCCACGCTAGGATGCCTGCCGCATCAGGGCCAGCCGACGGCCACCGACGTCCTGCGCCTCCGGGAGCCTGACTTCGGCGAACGCTGTCAGAGCGGCCGGGAGAGTTTCACGTCTGGCTGCCTCGCACATGGCCTGCGTCACCGGGTGATCAGGGCAGGCGAGGACCTGCCGCGTGGCTCCTCTCTCGACGACCTCTCCCTGGGAGAGGACCACGATGTCCTCACAGATCATGGCAGCCGGGAGGTCGTGGGTAATCAGTAGCAGGGCCGGGCCGTCGTCGCGCCCGGTCACCTGGACCAGCAGGTCAAGGACCTCGCTGCGAGCGACGACGTCCAGCGCCGTGGTGGGCTCGTCAGCGACCAACACGCTCGGGTCGCCCGCCAGGGCCAGGGCCAGGCAGGCCCGCTGACGCTGGCCTCCTGAGAGGCGTCCGGGCACCCGTCCCGCGAGGTGCTCGTCCAGGCCGACAGCAGCAAGCAGGTCCGTCACGCGCTGGGCGGCCCGGTGGCGGGCACGCCGCGAGCCACGAGCCGCCAGCTCGACCTGGCGCCCCACAGGCGTCAGGGGATGCAGGGCCGTGCTCGGATCCTGGGGGACCAGCGCGACACGGCCCCACAGAGGACGACGTGAGGCGGGCAACGGCAGGAGGTTGGTCGTGGTAGCAGACTCTGGCCCGGCACCCGTGAGCCGCCCAGTCACCGTCAGGCCTGGCGGCAGCACCCCCGCGAGCGCGGCGCAGGTCAACGACTTCCCAGCCCCTGAGGCCCCGACCAGCGCAGTACGGCTCCCTGGGGACAGGACAAGGCTGACGTCCTTGAGCAGCTGACGTCCTCCCGTGCTGACGGTCAATGAGTTAAGAAGGGTTGCCATACCTAAGAACCTTAGAGGCAGAAGAGCTGAGACTCAACCCCGTCACGAAAGAAGGTGGGAACGCAGTCACCACACCACGCGCCCGGGGCCAGCACCCGCGCGGCACCCCGCCCCAGCGTCTGAGAACACCTGTCATAAAGGCACCATAGACCATAATGACAACCGTTCTCAAATTTGACAGGGCAGCCTCCTTGCGCCGCCCCTACCGCTCCCCCTGCGGCTGCTCACCCCACCACACCAGCGACGCCCCCGCGCCGCCACACGCCCGCAGCCCTAGTCGGCCCCGAGCATGCCCAGGTCCCGCACAGCCCCCAGGTCGGCGCTGGTCGCCAGCATCGCGTAGGCGCGCAGAGCGGCAGAGACCTTGCGGGAACGCGGAGAGCGGGGGGTCCAGGCGGCCGCCCCGCGCGCCTCCTCCTGCGCGCGACGACGCTGGATCTCAGCCTCGTCCAGGCGCACAGAGATAGAGCGTGCCGGGATGTCGATGTCGATGACGTCACCACTGCGGACCAGGCCGATGAGGCCGCCCGCCGCCGCCTCCGGAGAGACGTGCCCAATGCTCAGGCCCGAGGTGCCCCCGGAGAAGCGCCCGTCCGTCAGCAGCGCGCACTCCTTGCCCAGGTGCCGGGACTTGATGTAGGTGGTGGGGTAGAGCATCTCCTGCATCCCAGGCCCCCCACGCGGCCCCTCGTGGCTGATGACCACGACGTCCCCGGCAGCGACCTTGCCCCCCAGGATGCCTGCCACGGCGTCGTCCTGGGACTCGAAGACCACTGCGGGACCAGAGAAGGTGAGGATCGAGGCGTCCACGCCCGCTGTCTTGACGATACAGCCCTTGGTTGCCACGTTGCCGAACAGCACGGCCAGGCCCCCGTCCGCCGAGTAGGCGTGCTCCACGTCCCGGATACAGCCGCTGCTGCGGTCGGTGTCCAGCGCCTCCCAGCGGGAGGACTGGGAGAACATCTCCGTGGTGCGCACGCCTGCCGGGGCAGCCAGGTAGCGGGTGCGGTTGTCCTGGCTGACCTCGGAGCCGGGCACACCGTCTGCGCCGGGGCGGGCGATGTCGTACTCGGCCAGCTCGTCGGCCAGCGTGCCGCGCAGGACCGTCATGGTGGAGGTGTCCAGGAGGCCACCCCGGTCGAGCTCGCCGAGGATACCCAGGATCCCCCCGGCCCGGTGGACGTCCTCAATGTGGTACAGGTTGGTGGAGGGGGCCACCTTGGCCAGGTGCGGGACCTTGCGTGAGAGCCGGTCGATGTCAGCCATGGTGAAGTCCACCCTGGCCTCCTGCGCGGCAGCCAGCAGGTGGAGGACGGTGTTGGTGGACCCGCCCATGGCGATGTCCAGGCTCATGGCGTTCTCAAAGGCCGCCTTGGTGGCGATGGACCGGGGCAGGACGGAGTCGTCCTCCTGCTCGTAGTAGGCCTTGGTGATCTCCACGACCTGGCGCCCGACCCGCTCGAAGAGCTCGCCGCGGTCGGAGTGGGTGGCCAGCAGGGTGCCGTTCATCGGCAGCGCCAGGCCCAGGGCCTCGGTCAGGCAGTTCATGGAGTTGGCGGTGAACATCCCTGAGCAGGAGCCGCAGGTGGGACAGGCCAGGCGCTCAATGGCGGAGATTGTCTGGTTGTCGACGGTGTCGTCGGCAGCGTCCATCATCGCGTCAATGAGGTCGAGCTTGCGGGTGGTGCCGTCCGTGGCCACCATCTTCCCCGACTCCATGGGGCCGCCGGAGACGAAGATCGTCGGGATGTCGAGGCGCATGGCGGCCATGAGCATGCCCGGGGTGATCTTGTCGCAGTTGGAGATGCACACCAGGGCGTCCGCGCAGTGGGCAGAGACCATGTACTCCACCGAGTCGGCGATGAGCTCGCGGCTGGGCAGGGAGTAGAGCATGCCGTCGTGCCCCATGGCGATGCCGTCGTCCACGGCGATGGTGTTGAACTCCTTGGCGATACCACCAGCGGCCTCGACCTGGGAGGCGACCAGCCTGCCGACGTCGCGCAGGCCCACGTGCCCGGGGACGAACTGGGTGAAGGAGTTGGCGATCGCGATGATGGGCTTGCCGAAGTCGGAGTCCTTGACGCCGGTGGCACGCCACAGGGCGCGCGCGCCCGCCATGTTACGGCCGGAGGTTGAGGTGGCGCTGCGGTACTGCGGCATGTTCTCTCCTGTCGGGAGGTGTGTAGGGACGTCGCTCGGACACACTCAGCCGTGGCAGCAGCGGCAGCAACCCGGTCGCCGCAGTCGGTGAGGACCCGAGGTTGATGACACCGTGTCTGCCCCCAGCCTAGTGCTCCCTCCTAGAGCACGCACGCGTCGCCGTGCATTCCCGGCCGCCCGGACCGGGGACAGCAGACTGGCGCCAGGTCCGGGCAGCCCGCCCTCAGCACGCGGGTCAGGCCAGGTGTGGCCCGCAGCCGGGAGCCTCCAGCCAGGCTCACCACCCAGGCAGCCAGGGGCTCGCCGTCGGACCGGGCGCTCCGCCATCGCCGTCAGGGGTCACATGACGGCCAGAACCTCCGTGACGAAGACGAGCGTGTCACCGCCCCTGATCCCTGCCTGCGGGACGCCCCGGTCACCGTAGCCCAGCTCGGAAGGGATCGACAGCAGGACCCGGGAGCCGACCCGCTGTCCCGCCAGGGCGTCGTCCCACCCACGGATCACCATCCCGGTGCCGACCTGGAAGGTCAGTGGCTGGCCACGGTCGTAGGAGGTGTCGAAGACCTTCCCGTTCCAGACCTGGCCCAGGTAGTGGCAGGCGATAGTGTCCCCCGGCTCCACCACCTGGCCGTCCCCGGCGTCCAGGACCTGCACCTGGAGGCCCTCGGGGGCCTGCGGGCCGGGGAAGGTCAGGGACGGCCTGGTCCCCTTGGCACCGTCAACGGAGGGCATGTTCATACTGATCATGGCAGGAGCCTACGCGAAGCCGCTGACAGCGCACCCCAGGTCCCGGGTCCACGCCCCGCGCACCAGCCAGCCCCGCCAGCGAGTTCTGGCCAACCTCTGCACCGCTGGTGTGCCGCTCGCGTGCCTGCCCGGGTGCGGGTGTCAGTCACGGAAGTAGGACAGCAGGCGGAGGAACTCGATGTACATCCACACGATGGTCACCACCAGGCCGAAGGCCCCGGCCCAGGCGTAGCGCTGGGGCAGGCGGTTGTCCACGCCCTGCTGGATGGACTCGAAGTCCACCGCCAGGCAGAAGGCGGCCATGACCACCGCGGCCAGCCCGATGACCACGCCCAGGGGGATCCCCATGACCTCGATGCTGCGCAGGCCCCACTGCCCCGAGGTCACCCCGGTGAGCACGAGCCCCAGGTTGACCAGGCTGAACAGCAGGTAGCCGCCCACGGCCACGAGCAGCACGCGCCGGACGCGGCCCTGGACCCGGAAGCCGGCGAACCGGTAAGCGCACAGCACCACCACGAAGGTCGCCGCGGTGGCCAGCACCGCCTGGGCCACGATGCCCTCGTAGCGGTGCTCCATGATCCCGGAGAAGCCCCCCAGCAGCAGGCCCTCGCACACCGCGTAGGCCATGATGAGCGCCGGGGAGGGCACCCGCTTGAAGGAGTTGACCAGCCCCAGGACCAGGCCCCCGACCAGGCCGACAAGCATCAGCATGGTCCCCAGGCCCGTCGTGGCCGGGGTGGTCACCAGGTTCCACGACACCGCCCCGACCACCACGATGACCGCGAACAGGCCCGCGGTACGGATGATGACGTCGTCATAGGTCATCCGCCGCATGTCCGTGCTCGTGGCCGCAGGCGCCTGGTACCGGGCCTCCATGCCCGCCACCTGCTCCGGGCTCACCTGCCCGTAGGAGCCAGCCTGGCCGTCGTGGCTGTGCTGCCCCCAGGCCTGGCCCGGGACCTGGCCCCAGGTCTGCCCATAGCCCTGGCCGGCCCCGTAGGACTGCTGCTGGGCAGCATAGCCAACCTGCCCAGGACCGGTGTGGCCGGGCTGGTAACCCGGCATCGTGGGGTACCCGCCAGGCGTGGTCCCCACAGGCTCGGCCTCACGCACGCCCCCACCCGGGGCAAACGCCCGGCTCTGACTGAAGAAGGGATTACTCACTGTCACTCTCCATTGTGCTGGTCAGGGCCTGCCCCAGGTACCATCGGTCACGACGGCGCAACAGAGCCGCCATCTGGTCCATGATCGACAGGACCAACAGGAACGTCCGCGTCTCCACCTGGTCACCCTAGTCACCACCTGCGTCCACGGACAGGCACCAGTCTAGCCTTCGCGGTGCTGGCAGTCCTGACGGTACAGGCACCCCCTGCCCGAACCGGACCTCCCGGTCTCGCTGACAGGGAAATCAAGGTAATCGGAGCGTCGTGGGTCTCTCACAGGCCGTCCGCCCCTAGCGCGCCCCAGAACCTTCAGGCAGACTCGTTGTCATGCGATCTCCCACGCTGTCCGCGCTCCCCGTGGCCGCCGCGCTCCTCCTCGCTGTCAGCGCCTGCCTTGGCAGCCAGGCAGAGCCTGTCGCCCTGACCACGCTCGGTCCTGCCGACGAGAGCACCCAGAGTGCCACCAGCAACAGCGGCCCCACTAGTGCGCCCAGCAACGAGGCCAGCCCGTCCCAGACCCCCTCCCAGTCAGCCAGCCCGGACTCCTCGCTTGCTTCCGTGGACGACCTGGAGGTAGGGGACTGTCTCACCGACACCATTGACGACGTCATGGCCTCCAACAATCCTCTTCTCCACGTCACCGACTGCGACGACTCCCACTACCTGGAGCTCTACCACACCGGTGAGGCAGCTGACGACGCCTACGAGACCTATGACGAGGAGGCCCTGACCGCCGACGTGGAGACCACGTGCACCGCACAGTTCCCCGAGTACGCCTCCGCCGACGTCAACGGCTCCGACTTCCAGATGCTCTACCTCTACCCGAAGGAGATGGCGTGGCACACCGGTGACCGGGAGTTCCTCTGCTTCGCCCTCAGGATCGACAAGTCTCCCATGACCGGCTCCATCGCCGAGGGTGGGGGAGTCCCGGCAGAGGCCCCCGAGGACACTCAGGACTCCGAGGAGACCACCTGACCCCTCCCGGACCGCTCCCACTGACGCGGCAAAAACGTCGGAGGACAACACGATGCCTTGTTGTCCTCCGACGTTTTTGTCACTTGAGCAGGATACCTGCCGTGTCTCCTCCGCTCTCCTCCATGCGGAGGAGACGCCCTCCCCTCCAGTAGGACGCCAGGGGAACCAGGATTCAGCTTTCCGGGCGAGCCAGACGCTTCACCCACGCTCCTACCCTGGTTTCAGCCAGCGGCCCTCCAGCCTGGTCGCTGACCACCTGCCCGGGCCGCCGGATCCACGGTCGGAGACCTGAGGTGGGGCGCCGCTGCCACTGCCTCCGCCCCGCCCCCGTCTCCGCCATCCCCCGGCCTGGCTCACCCAGCGAGAGGAGACTGTTGTGATTGAGGCTGTCGAGCTGACAAAGCGGTTTGGTGACAAGACGGCCGTGGACCGGGTGTCCTTCACCGTGGAGCCGGGGACAGTGACGGGGTTCCTGGGGCCCAACGGGGCGGGAAAGTCCACCACGATGCGCATGATCATGGGGCTTGACCGCCCCACCGGCGGCAGCGTGCGGGTCAACGGGCGCGCCTACCGGGACCTGGGAGCCCCGCTGTGCGAGGTCGGCGCCCTGCTGGACGCCAAGGGCATGCACGGCTCGCGCAGCGCCCGGGCGCACCTGACCCAGCTGGCGGTGTCCAACGGCATCCCCACCAGGAGGGTCACCGAGGTGCTGGAGATGACCGGGCTGACGAGCGTGGCCCGCAAACGGGTCAAGGGCTTCTCCCTGGGGATGGGCCAGCGCCTGGGGATCGCCGCAGCCATGCTGGGCGACCCCGGGGTGCTCGTCCTGGACGAGCCGGTCAACGGGCTGGACCCCGAGGGCGTCAAGTGGGTGCGTGAGACCTGCCGGGCGCTGGCCGCCCAGGGGCGCACCGTGTTCATCTCCTCTCACCTGATGAGCGAGATGGCCCAGACCGCCGACCAGCTCCTGGTCATCGCCCGGGGACGCATCCTGGCGCGCGGCCCGGTGGACGAGATCATCGCCCAGGCCACCAGCGACGTCGTGCGCGTGGTCTCCCCCCAGGCTGACGCCCTGGCCCAGGCCCTGGCCTCCCGGGGTGTGGAGACCTCCAGCCCCAGCCCTGGCACCCTGACCACCACGACCGCTCCGGCCCACGTGGTCGGCGAGGTCGCCGCCGCAGCCGGGGTCACCCTCCACGAGCTGACCACCCAGCACGCCAGCCTGGAGGAGGCCTACCTCACCCTGACCTCCGACGAGACCGAGTACACCACCGGGCAGGCCACCGGAGCAGCCGCCCCCGACCGCAGGCGGGCACCAGCCACCGCCTAGCAGTGCCTGGTCCGCGAGCCCATGGCCGTACCTGCCGCACCCCTGTCCCCAACCACTACAGCTTTGCCAAGGAACTATCATGCCTACCCCAGCAGCCGCCGCAGCGCCCACCCGGGCAGCCAGCGCCGTGTCCGACACAGTCCCCTCCCCCAGCACAGCCTCCTCCGCCAGGCGCCCCCACCGCAGCCGTATTACCGGGCGCCAAACCTTCATCCGCGCCGTCTACGCCGAGTGGGTCAAGATCCACAGCCTGCGCTCCACCTGGATCACCAGCGGCCTCGCCCTCTTCCTGACCGCCTCCTTCGGAGCCGCTATCGCTATCGCCTACGCTGCCGAGGAGGCGTACAGCGAGGCGGCAGACAGCCTCACGGTCGGTATCACCTTCGGCCAGATCGTCATCTGCGTCCAGGCGGCCCTCATCGTCACCGGCGAGTACGCCTCGGGACAGATCCGCTCCTCCCTGGCCGCCGTCCCCCACCGGGGCAGGCTCCTGGCCGCCAAGGCGGTCGTCGTCTCAGCCCTGGCCTTCCTCCTGGGCCTGGTCTCCATCCTTGTCGCCTGGGGGGTGTCCGCCCCGTTCCTGGGTGAGCACGCCGGGTCCCTCACGGACCCCGAGTACCTGGGATACTTCTGGGGGGCTGGCCTGTCCTTTGTAGGTATCGCGCTCATGTCCCTGGGCCTGGGCTTCCTCCTGCGCTCCACCGCCGGCACCATCACCCTCGCCGTCGTGCTGCTGTTCATCATACAGATCCCCCTGGGCCTGCTCGCAATGAGGTGGCCGCAGGCCGCCGAAGCCGTCGGCCTCCTGCCCGGTGGCGCCAGCCAAGCCGTGTCGGACCCTTTCTCCCAGATCGCTCAGTGGGGGGTAAGCGGCACCCAGTACGCCCTTGAGCACTGGCAGGCTGTCACCGTCTTCGCCGCCTGGGCGGTCGTGCCCGTCGTCATCGGCTGGATCGTCCTGTCCCGGCGTGACGCCTAGGTCAAGCACCTAGGTCCTAGGTAGAGACAGATAGACAGCATGGTCACCACCCAGCCTCTGGCTGGCGGCCCTCACGCGGGCCGGTCCAAGCACCTCGCAACCAGGGAGCGGACCGGCCCGCTGGCCTACCAGCACCCACCGCAACGCACCTCACCCCGCCCGCCGGGCGCCTGCGGGCGGGGTGAGGTGCGTTGCGGTGGCACACTGGCCCCGATGCCCGACTCCTCCCCCAGCCTCGACACTGCCTCGGCCCAGGTCGCCCCAAGAGGGGCGCTTGAGGGTCGTGAGGGTACTGACAGCCGTCGTTCCCCGCGACGCCTCCTGCGTGGCCTCGCCCGCTCACTGACATCCTGGTACCGCAGCCACCCTACCTGGGTGGACGGCGCCATCGCCGTGGCGGTCCTGCTGACCAACATCCTCATGGCCCACCTGACCCTCCATCAGTACGGGGAGTCGCTGTCCTCCGTCGCGGCCCTGGTGGCACGCTACCCCCTGGCGCTTGCCGCCTGGCTGTGCGGTGCTATGGCCCTGACCCTGCGGCGGCGTCACCCCGTGGTGGCGTGGCTGGCTCTGCTGACCCTGCTGCCCCTGTATGAGCAGCTCCTCCTGTGGGTCCACCGACCGCCTACGATCGAGGAGTTCGGGCTGGCCGCTGTCGTCATCACCATATTCGCCTGGCTAGGCGTCCCCATCACCTTGGGAACAGTCGCCGCTCGCAGCCACCCGCTGACAACCTGGACCGCCTGGGTCACGACAATGGCCGTCTTCTACCTGACAGCAGTCTTCATTGAGGGCAACCCTGCGACCTCGGGGCAGACGCTTCAGGTGACGCTCCAGATGACACTCATCTTTCTGGTCACGGTACTGACGGGGCTGAACCTGCGCTCGGCACGCCTACGCGTCACCGAGGTGGAGGTGCGCTCCTCACGCCTGGCGCTGGCTCGCGAGCAGGAGACCCTGCTGGCTGCCTCCAACGAGCGCAGCCGGATCGCCCGGGAGATGCACGACGTCGTCGCCCACTCCCTGGCTGTCATGATCACCATGGCTGACGGCGCGACGGCTACCATCGACCGCGACCCGGCCACCGCTAGGAAGGCCCTGGAGACGCTGGCGGAGACCGGGCGCGGGGCACTGGCGGACACCCGCCGCCTGGTCGGCGTGCTGCGGGAGGACCCGGCGCTGACCGGGGTCGGGCAGGACACTGGTAGCCCGCCCGTCTCCGGGGATCAGCCCTCAGACCCTACCGAGGACGCCCCTGAGGTTGGCGGGGCGCTGCTCCCACCCGACCTTCACCCTGCCGAAGGAGCCGGAGACACCGAGGGCAACGACCCCGGCCCCTCCCGGAGCGCGGCAGCTAGGTCCCGGGCAGCCCGGACGGGCACCCGGTCATCCCGCTCCCCCGAGGTGCGCGACCTGCCTGTCCCGGAGTTCGCACCTCCGGGGACCGTGGCGGCTGTCGAGCCCAGCGCCCCGATCGCGGACCTGCGCCGGGAGGCCACCGACCACGACTCGGACTCCTCCGCAGGGGCAACCCCGCTGGCTCCGGCCCCGGAGCAGGCGG
Protein-coding sequences here:
- a CDS encoding ABC transporter substrate-binding protein → MNTSAPVPTRRQAIAMLGIGAGAVLAAGCGGGPSEAADGRVRIAMFNTPRASMSPFSDDAFMLTRWSCAETLVNLDAEGELVEALASSWERTDDTTWRFTVREGVTFHDGSALTAEQAAACIDFAASHPEAPRILDDVELSVTAEGSEVVVTTAEPDPLLPQRLSSPSMVILAEGAYPDASDGVIDPIGYGTGPFRLTAVNGTATATLERYEDYWGEAATASGIDVSFVPDGTARGSALRTGEADVVEAVPFSQVANLDESLLHEIVTPRTLTLYLNTAEGVFTDKGLRAAVRDAIEPTELTGTVYEGYADVAPGLFGPALTWAEELRSWGTTSFTGAKGAGATDQVPGAAKAAKVPEGTTITIGTYSDRPELEEVLVVITAQLERAGFTVTNDVREYEQIESDALAGAFDAFLLSRGTVLDSGDPVAYMESDFSSDGSFSLCFLKDTKVDAALDKAAALEAGDERRKAIIAAEKAILATGAAVPLVNERLLQGEAAGLTGAERDPYTRALITASTAVGQ
- a CDS encoding ATP-binding cassette domain-containing protein, with amino-acid sequence MATLLNSLTVSTGGRQLLKDVSLVLSPGSRTALVGASGAGKSLTCAALAGVLPPGLTVTGRLTGAGPESATTTNLLPLPASRRPLWGRVALVPQDPSTALHPLTPVGRQVELAARGSRRARHRAAQRVTDLLAAVGLDEHLAGRVPGRLSGGQRQRACLALALAGDPSVLVADEPTTALDVVARSEVLDLLVQVTGRDDGPALLLITHDLPAAMICEDIVVLSQGEVVERGATRQVLACPDHPVTQAMCEAARRETLPAALTAFAEVRLPEAQDVGGRRLALMRQAS
- a CDS encoding ABC transporter permease subunit, whose translation is MARVAGKVVGLPRRARRRYDGVVVASRVLAFSGLVALVGMLPWLSANDPALTILRATSDEREPTPEALEAIRERLGLGDGPLGSIGHWLGGVLRGDLGTSWVSGGDVAPGTLDAFSVSLDLMGAALLVSLLVATLLTLPAMRAGLRGEPRPQGGAVAALLTSLPEYLLAPVLLLALAVYAGLLPPYGWGRAAQVVLPALTLGLPGGGLLGGLLADAVTATFNERWVATWTTTGISRAALARAVLRRALAPLCGQVGLVVVGLTGGVVATEQIFAIPGIGRMLLSSATAQDVPSLQAGILLLLALAVGAGALAELVRRWLLGAAVGTPLPAPPPVRRPGRSAGVIAVLGSVVLIGIVCAGIGRNPLATGYERLEVPSLALPLGGDALGRDVLARVAHGAVSTTTTALAVCLACFLVAMLLGLVPRAAMGFTEVANAAPPVLAGLVVAAVTGPSALGAAVAVGCVAWAPLASHAGSLVREVCQRPDVALAPVLGEGRARITLTRVVPAIAPPLARHAALRLPGIALALAGLGFLGLGAQAPTPDWGLALSEALPYIERAPWAVAAPASALVALAVTAVAASRVNMSVERRRGGGDG
- a CDS encoding ATP-binding cassette domain-containing protein, with amino-acid sequence MSNVVRSYPDGSGGFRPVLDGVSLDLPAGRSAALLGRSGCGKTTLLRALLLLDVPGPKDSGEILLDGTPVRRRSARRLRSYRRVVQYVPQDAASSLDPRLRVVSQVTRPMRTLGVPGSREEHTAAAEDLLTRLELPRQVWRSRPHELSGGQAQRVAIARALAPAPRHLLLDEPVSGLDPALRRQVLELLAGIGADLADEETIAQPQHVPAEQQDRPAPALDCARPAPALDCARPAPALLVVSHDLAAVARICSRGIVMDGGVLVEDAPMGDLLTAPSHPASRALRDAVPTLPSPQGAYQPQQPARRQI